In Candidatus Hydrogenedens sp., one genomic interval encodes:
- a CDS encoding PKD domain-containing protein, producing the protein MRKSVCFLCVQSILFVTILLTISGCPPEEVGGNLIVEPTSIDFGSKDVSADILVWKNTTTSSVGPIIVESQVPWISVEGCASVDDGCYSSGPLDKKRVKIKIDREKTDLGPNSGNIIVRATNAPSTTVLITLVDLIKVDFDASNKFTTINEAVRFFNQSAVQSGAIKKVTWDFGDGKTSNDYNPTYFYQKPGNYTVTLTVETDKGIEKRVKENFVNVVSGNLTVDFSVNAQIVLLGEEVQLIDRSRSEKENIINRFWDFGDGKTSNEVNPRHKYENPGIYSVTLTVYTENQNKSVTKDGYITVQEGIPPKAKFSVSQIKPFIYVPVQFSDLSEEGSAPITDWLWDFGDGNTSNEKNPQYAFTRIGNQQIKLTVTNKFGTSSFSLPVEVIYLPPIAEFSAEPLVLYEGSSVFFADLSTKGTERIVRWLWNFGDGSTETIEYQPYSHENGNTSHTYTQSGVYSVSLTVNTGTTSNNESSITKSSYITVHKPPIPKLSVSTRSPVIQKEVVFLNRTALGTETELTYEWDFGDGSPVKTMSTTDSVSHIYTEAGVYDVILKVKTPLKTFNSEPVKVYVDAPPIPDFDYNPKRITVEDLVQFTDLSNSEGARPIIGWVWSFGDGSEVSTMQNPNHRFENPGKYKVEMYLLFTHSKSGEQLTTSAVSKTLTIGSAVPPTAGFRVESPCAIVGSEVKFYDQSKSGTAPIVNWEWDFGDGETSNEPSPIHVYSNPGTYTVKLKVQTEGGLESESVKQDYVEVSEYSSPLDIFVRERDPEYTWTTPEEYPVSYTSGSVSIRLATAYITRMTSQAWRSADELYSGRIWKHNLAIIVPERKRNNTSLLFIDGGSINSAPLNDDERLFMGELAALSGSVIVHIDNVPNQPIVFIDDYDAERNVVLKSRTEDDIIAYSYDRYMNEYKNGNNDYRWPVLFAMAKAAVRAMDTTQAILGDNAPSEFIISGGSKRGWTTWLAGLTDCRIKAIAPLVIDVLNMDKQMEHHKKVYGYWAPSIYAYAQMKVFDRLVPNGGNLLPEAEALLKLVDPYEYLERTQNIPKFLMNSSCDEFFVPDSSLWYYRDLLGEKYLNYVPNVSHGLGDEFDFDTPAVQNLLAWFLAKTQNIQLPIFTWQKVTNGSTNTLQVLVDSQFTSLIKEVKLWKCTNPNARDFRKYKIDNIGVQYQSETLQPLSPGVYQATVNAPSQGYTAYFIQLTFNNPARFQMAVPGLTVPPLVYTTSIYITPEDYPQYTSERYTNYKYPYLVLRGSPYQMGSDYGNLMKNEIINHANYVLNNLGRFGVTQTNLDNAWNNQQGSIDERIQQELQGISDSTGITYDALGKLQLVEWLSPYSTTKSSGSLLWSTATNMPPFFDYSPLIQTYSLNRQLYNGGQQTYPVVVFYIPENGFPHVLFTFAGMVVSRAGVNASGLTYGDIPVSGESIILNENMLTAFRSAMYDLNRLNSFVEWTGSSSLGRLHSYLLGDGRYELRGAKYVVKSSTRLLVRDNDTNDDYRPNILANVVYDADAATRANSIYTLIRDNYGLLVESGLYSLSRRGAISNYNLMNLVIDATAFKGHVAIANGIQDASTQTFEIYDFQSILP; encoded by the coding sequence ATGAGAAAATCTGTATGTTTTTTATGTGTCCAAAGTATCCTATTTGTTACAATATTGTTGACAATTTCGGGTTGTCCACCAGAAGAAGTGGGAGGAAATCTGATTGTAGAGCCTACATCTATAGATTTTGGTTCTAAAGATGTTAGTGCGGATATTTTAGTATGGAAAAATACGACTACAAGTTCTGTAGGCCCAATTATTGTTGAGTCTCAGGTTCCATGGATTTCCGTAGAAGGATGTGCCTCTGTTGATGATGGATGTTATAGTTCAGGACCTTTAGATAAAAAACGCGTAAAAATAAAGATAGATAGAGAGAAAACAGACCTTGGACCTAATTCAGGAAATATAATTGTTCGGGCTACCAATGCTCCTTCAACAACTGTTTTAATAACTTTAGTTGATTTGATAAAAGTAGATTTTGATGCATCGAATAAATTTACCACCATAAACGAAGCCGTTAGATTCTTTAATCAAAGTGCGGTTCAATCAGGGGCAATAAAGAAAGTAACATGGGATTTTGGGGATGGAAAAACCTCTAATGACTATAATCCAACATATTTTTATCAAAAGCCTGGGAATTATACCGTTACCCTGACAGTAGAAACAGATAAAGGTATCGAAAAAAGAGTAAAAGAAAATTTTGTAAATGTTGTCAGTGGTAATCTTACCGTTGATTTTTCTGTAAATGCGCAAATAGTTCTGTTGGGAGAAGAAGTTCAGTTAATTGATAGAAGTCGTTCTGAAAAAGAAAATATTATTAATCGTTTTTGGGATTTTGGGGATGGGAAAACAAGTAATGAAGTAAATCCAAGACATAAGTATGAAAATCCCGGGATTTATTCCGTAACTTTAACTGTATACACGGAGAATCAGAATAAATCAGTAACCAAAGATGGATATATAACTGTCCAAGAAGGCATTCCACCCAAAGCAAAATTCTCTGTTAGTCAAATAAAGCCATTTATTTATGTTCCAGTTCAGTTTTCGGATTTATCAGAAGAAGGAAGTGCACCTATTACAGATTGGTTATGGGATTTTGGGGATGGTAATACTTCAAATGAAAAGAATCCTCAATATGCTTTTACAAGAATTGGAAATCAACAGATAAAATTAACAGTTACGAATAAATTTGGCACCAGTTCTTTTTCACTTCCTGTAGAAGTTATTTACTTGCCCCCGATTGCAGAATTTTCGGCGGAACCTCTTGTTTTGTATGAAGGGAGTTCGGTATTCTTTGCAGATTTATCTACAAAGGGGACAGAGCGAATTGTTCGCTGGTTATGGAATTTTGGAGATGGTTCTACAGAAACAATAGAATATCAACCTTATTCACATGAAAATGGAAATACAAGCCATACTTATACACAATCCGGTGTATATTCAGTATCTTTAACGGTAAACACAGGCACGACTTCCAATAATGAAAGTAGTATTACAAAAAGTTCTTATATTACGGTTCATAAACCACCTATACCTAAATTAAGTGTTTCTACAAGAAGTCCTGTTATACAAAAAGAAGTGGTTTTCCTAAATCGGACTGCGTTAGGAACAGAGACAGAATTAACTTATGAATGGGATTTTGGTGATGGGTCTCCGGTCAAAACTATGAGTACGACCGATTCTGTTTCCCATATTTATACAGAAGCAGGAGTGTATGATGTTATATTAAAAGTGAAGACACCGTTAAAAACATTTAATAGCGAACCTGTTAAAGTATATGTAGATGCTCCTCCTATACCCGATTTTGATTATAATCCTAAACGGATAACAGTAGAAGATTTAGTTCAATTTACGGATTTATCCAACTCTGAAGGAGCACGTCCTATAATTGGTTGGGTATGGTCATTTGGTGATGGTTCTGAAGTATCAACTATGCAAAACCCGAACCATCGTTTTGAAAATCCTGGAAAATACAAAGTAGAGATGTATTTGCTATTTACACATTCCAAAAGTGGTGAGCAACTCACAACATCGGCAGTTTCAAAAACATTAACTATAGGTTCTGCAGTTCCTCCAACAGCCGGATTTAGAGTAGAAAGTCCTTGTGCTATTGTAGGGAGTGAAGTCAAGTTTTACGACCAATCTAAGTCAGGAACAGCCCCCATTGTCAATTGGGAATGGGATTTTGGTGACGGTGAAACTTCCAATGAACCGTCTCCTATACATGTGTATTCTAATCCGGGAACTTATACCGTAAAATTAAAAGTTCAAACGGAAGGTGGTCTTGAATCAGAATCTGTCAAACAAGACTATGTCGAAGTAAGTGAATATTCAAGTCCTTTGGATATATTCGTAAGAGAACGCGACCCTGAATACACATGGACAACACCTGAGGAATATCCTGTAAGTTACACATCAGGTTCGGTATCAATACGATTAGCAACAGCATATATAACTCGGATGACTTCCCAAGCCTGGCGTTCGGCAGATGAATTGTATAGTGGCAGGATATGGAAACATAATTTAGCAATTATTGTTCCTGAACGCAAACGCAATAATACCTCTTTATTATTTATTGACGGAGGAAGTATTAACAGTGCACCACTTAATGATGATGAAAGATTGTTTATGGGTGAACTTGCTGCTTTATCAGGCTCTGTAATTGTTCATATAGATAATGTTCCTAATCAACCTATTGTGTTTATTGATGACTATGATGCAGAAAGAAATGTCGTTCTTAAATCTCGCACAGAAGACGATATTATTGCTTATAGTTATGATAGATATATGAATGAGTATAAGAACGGTAACAATGATTATCGTTGGCCTGTTTTGTTTGCAATGGCAAAAGCTGCTGTTCGTGCTATGGATACTACACAGGCGATTCTGGGAGATAATGCTCCATCTGAATTTATTATATCGGGAGGTTCAAAACGCGGATGGACAACATGGCTGGCAGGTTTGACCGATTGCCGTATTAAAGCAATTGCACCGCTTGTTATAGATGTCCTGAATATGGATAAGCAGATGGAACATCATAAAAAGGTATACGGATATTGGGCACCTTCTATTTATGCCTATGCACAGATGAAGGTTTTTGATAGGCTTGTCCCTAACGGCGGAAATTTGCTACCAGAAGCAGAAGCACTTTTGAAACTTGTAGACCCCTATGAGTATTTAGAAAGAACACAGAATATACCTAAGTTTCTTATGAATTCTTCGTGTGATGAGTTCTTTGTCCCAGATTCCTCGCTATGGTATTACAGAGATTTATTAGGTGAGAAGTATCTAAATTATGTTCCCAATGTTTCTCATGGACTTGGAGATGAATTTGATTTTGATACACCTGCTGTTCAAAATCTTTTGGCATGGTTTTTAGCAAAAACCCAGAATATCCAATTACCGATTTTTACATGGCAAAAAGTTACAAACGGAAGTACAAATACATTACAGGTACTTGTAGATAGTCAGTTTACCTCTTTAATAAAAGAGGTTAAACTATGGAAATGCACGAATCCCAACGCAAGAGATTTCAGAAAATATAAGATTGATAACATTGGAGTTCAGTATCAAAGTGAGACACTACAACCTTTATCTCCAGGAGTTTACCAGGCAACGGTAAATGCTCCTTCACAAGGTTATACAGCGTATTTTATTCAATTAACATTTAATAATCCTGCACGATTTCAAATGGCTGTTCCGGGTTTAACAGTTCCTCCATTAGTTTACACAACTTCTATTTATATTACACCGGAAGATTATCCTCAATATACTTCCGAAAGATATACAAATTATAAATACCCATATTTAGTCCTTCGTGGTTCTCCATATCAAATGGGTAGTGACTATGGAAATTTGATGAAAAATGAAATCATCAACCATGCGAATTATGTGTTAAATAATTTAGGAAGGTTCGGTGTTACTCAGACAAATCTTGATAATGCATGGAATAATCAGCAAGGAAGTATTGATGAAAGGATACAACAAGAGCTACAAGGTATTTCAGATAGTACAGGCATTACTTATGATGCATTAGGGAAACTGCAATTAGTTGAATGGCTAAGTCCGTATTCAACTACAAAATCTTCAGGTTCCTTACTATGGTCAACAGCAACCAATATGCCTCCCTTCTTTGATTATTCTCCGTTAATTCAAACATATTCATTAAATAGACAGCTATATAATGGCGGACAGCAAACCTATCCAGTTGTCGTTTTCTACATACCGGAAAACGGATTTCCCCATGTATTATTCACTTTTGCAGGGATGGTTGTTAGTAGAGCAGGTGTTAATGCCTCGGGCTTAACATACGGAGATATACCTGTTTCTGGAGAATCTATCATATTAAATGAGAATATGTTAACCGCATTTCGTAGTGCTATGTATGATTTAAATAGACTGAATTCTTTTGTAGAATGGACAGGTAGTTCTTCATTGGGTAGATTGCACTCTTATCTATTAGGAGATGGAAGATATGAACTGAGAGGAGCAAAATATGTGGTGAAGTCATCAACGAGGTTATTAGTAAGAGATAATGATACAAACGATGATTATCGTCCTAATATTTTAGCAAATGTAGTTTACGATGCAGATGCAGCAACGCGGGCAAACAGCATTTATACCTTAATAAGAGATAACTACGGGCTCTTAGTAGAGTCAGGTTTGTATTCCTTATCGCGAAGAGGAGCCATTAGTAATTACAACCTGATGAATCTGGTAATTGATGCTACTGCTTTCAAAGGACATGTTGCTATTGCCAATGGTATACAAGACGCATCTACTCAGACATTTGAAATCTATGATTTCCAATCCATTTTGCCGTAA
- a CDS encoding iron-containing alcohol dehydrogenase — protein MTKVHDCISRGDNILKKLKELKGRTLVVSMDIPWKGVKKYISWEPTEIIWAQEMELDVIENMEKKLPNFDWVIGIGGGVSCDLAKYIAWKKGIPLVLVPTIVSVDAPFTPSIAVREDNVVRYIGNIIPNHIFVDYRIIQEAPKHLNRAGVADLLSIHTALWDWKCAAENNNERYDRQIAQEAEECLIAIDKRAEEIYNVTPQGIDTIVDLYCKEVELCNIFGNARPEEGSEHIVAYHVEYLTKKQFLHGDLVGLGIFCMSRLQENKVEWITNLLKRCGVKFRVDGLSRNEVSQTLLGLKKFKDDTELFYSVIDVKTISNEFVNDILYELNLT, from the coding sequence ATGACAAAAGTGCATGATTGTATTTCTCGTGGAGATAATATTCTCAAAAAACTGAAGGAATTGAAAGGTAGAACTTTAGTTGTTTCAATGGATATTCCATGGAAAGGAGTTAAAAAATATATTTCATGGGAACCTACAGAGATTATTTGGGCACAGGAGATGGAGTTAGATGTTATTGAAAATATGGAAAAGAAACTACCTAATTTCGATTGGGTTATCGGAATAGGTGGAGGCGTGAGTTGTGACCTTGCAAAATATATAGCATGGAAAAAAGGTATTCCACTGGTATTAGTCCCCACAATAGTTTCTGTAGATGCCCCCTTTACTCCTTCTATTGCGGTAAGAGAAGATAATGTAGTCCGTTATATAGGGAACATTATCCCAAATCATATTTTTGTTGATTATCGGATAATTCAAGAGGCTCCGAAACATTTAAATAGGGCAGGAGTTGCAGACCTGTTAAGTATTCATACCGCCTTATGGGATTGGAAATGTGCCGCAGAGAATAATAATGAAAGATACGATAGGCAAATTGCCCAAGAAGCAGAAGAGTGCCTAATAGCAATAGATAAAAGGGCCGAAGAAATATATAATGTTACTCCTCAGGGGATAGATACGATTGTAGATTTATATTGTAAAGAGGTGGAATTGTGTAATATATTTGGGAATGCACGACCTGAAGAAGGCTCCGAACATATCGTAGCCTATCATGTTGAATATTTAACCAAAAAACAATTTTTGCATGGGGATTTAGTAGGGCTGGGAATATTTTGTATGAGCAGGTTGCAGGAGAATAAAGTAGAATGGATAACAAATTTATTAAAAAGATGTGGCGTTAAGTTTCGAGTTGATGGTCTATCCAGAAATGAAGTATCACAGACCTTATTAGGGTTGAAAAAGTTTAAAGATGATACAGAATTGTTTTATAGTGTTATTGATGTAAAAACCATTAGCAATGAATTTGTAAATGATATATTATATGAACTGAACTTAACTTAA
- a CDS encoding efflux RND transporter periplasmic adaptor subunit: protein MKTTLYHFTSLCIIVITILTLHSCSLNKKVDANDDAQINTTKPIAFPVEAVFPTKKDVSKYFETTTRISAERKVEVISKGMGICEELLVEEGDYVKEGQILAKLDTSEVETQILQTRVNIEKCKSALVIAENSLKEGIGSKVERDNARFALDAAEATLKIQQLQLKNQTITAPINGIITKRNIQKGVLVSTGMPVFSIVDPDSYVLPINIPEREVSKVYIDQKAEVVVDSCPSENFIATVFRISPTIDPSSGTIKTTLHFLENDKNNCIKDSAFARVKLVMEVHPQAIVIPKDAVLEESGRKYIFTAQTKDAEDLKKLDYDEIKNKSIQFTAQKVEIQVGLEDSSYYEVLKGIDEHTLVITLGQMNLKPGSVIEVTSLEKILNSDNNTSNT, encoded by the coding sequence ATGAAAACGACATTATATCATTTCACATCATTGTGTATTATAGTTATAACTATATTAACTCTCCACAGTTGTTCACTGAACAAAAAAGTTGATGCTAATGATGATGCTCAGATAAATACAACCAAGCCAATAGCCTTTCCTGTTGAAGCAGTATTTCCTACTAAGAAAGATGTAAGTAAATATTTTGAAACTACAACGAGAATCTCGGCTGAAAGAAAAGTAGAAGTAATATCTAAAGGAATGGGGATTTGTGAAGAGTTACTTGTTGAAGAAGGGGATTATGTAAAAGAGGGACAAATTTTAGCGAAATTAGATACTTCAGAAGTTGAAACTCAAATTCTACAAACAAGGGTAAACATAGAAAAATGTAAATCCGCATTAGTAATTGCAGAAAATAGTTTGAAAGAAGGTATCGGTTCAAAGGTAGAAAGGGACAATGCCCGTTTTGCATTAGATGCGGCAGAAGCCACTCTTAAAATCCAACAATTACAATTAAAAAATCAAACCATCACAGCACCTATAAATGGAATAATTACAAAAAGGAATATACAGAAAGGCGTATTAGTAAGTACAGGTATGCCTGTATTTTCTATTGTAGACCCGGATTCTTATGTATTACCTATAAACATTCCCGAACGCGAAGTTTCAAAAGTATATATAGACCAAAAAGCAGAGGTTGTGGTTGATTCCTGTCCGTCGGAGAACTTTATCGCAACTGTTTTCCGAATCAGTCCTACTATAGACCCTTCCTCCGGGACAATTAAAACGACTCTACACTTTCTTGAAAACGATAAAAACAACTGTATTAAAGATTCAGCATTTGCAAGAGTAAAATTGGTTATGGAAGTGCATCCTCAGGCAATAGTCATACCTAAAGATGCTGTTTTAGAAGAAAGTGGAAGAAAATATATCTTTACCGCACAGACAAAAGATGCAGAAGATTTGAAGAAACTTGATTATGACGAAATAAAAAATAAATCAATACAATTTACTGCACAGAAAGTAGAAATTCAAGTCGGTCTCGAAGACAGTTCTTATTATGAAGTATTAAAAGGTATTGATGAACATACACTTGTAATTACATTAGGGCAAATGAATTTAAAACCGGGTTCTGTTATTGAAGTAACATCGCTTGAAAAAATATTGAACTCGGACAATAATACCTCAAATACTTGA
- a CDS encoding efflux RND transporter permease subunit, whose translation MSEQTIKQKTSSLISFPIHRPVTTIMIFTTIIVFGWRSYQKLPINLMPEISYPSLTIRTEFEGAAPEDVEKLVTRPLEEMLSIVSGLVEISSVSSVGLSEITLEFLWNTDMNVAQQDVRDRLDLFEPPKEVTKKPVILRFNPNLDPVIRIGITPPENLNPEEKTEYLTTLRESVQRKLKSDLEAETGIAQVVVKGGQEEEIQILVDSKMLKSLGLSLDDIIRSLASQNINVAGGKLVEGKTEYIVRTLKEFKDIEDIRNVIVSSPVGTSSADSNLISNLSLKSLTTSPQNLSALPQKSVPIKLKDVATVRWGNKERDTIIRINGEDAIEIEIYKEGDSNTVTVCNLVKDLLGIERKKSFSELLDEQISFGLQPVAKDADGQHTLEDPKSRKEQFKKKNLLSTLPSDAKIHIISDQSQFIISSIQEVQNSAINGGILALLILYLFLRELRSTLTIGFAIPISIITVFIPMFMRDISLNIMSLGGLALGIGMLVDNSIVVLESISRCREEGDSIVDSAIRGTSEVGSAVIASTLTTVAVFFPVAFVEGIAGQIFGDLALTVTFSLLASLFVALFFNPLVVSKTHFISENTQYIFHPVRTFL comes from the coding sequence GTGAGCGAACAAACAATAAAACAAAAGACATCATCTTTAATATCCTTCCCAATACATCGGCCAGTAACCACAATAATGATATTCACTACCATTATTGTGTTCGGTTGGCGTTCCTATCAAAAACTTCCCATCAACCTAATGCCTGAAATATCCTATCCATCTCTAACTATACGCACAGAATTTGAAGGGGCAGCACCTGAAGATGTAGAGAAATTGGTTACGCGTCCTCTTGAAGAGATGTTAAGTATTGTCAGTGGACTTGTAGAAATTAGCAGTGTTTCCTCTGTAGGACTTTCTGAAATAACCCTCGAATTCCTCTGGAATACAGATATGAATGTTGCACAGCAAGATGTGCGTGACCGATTGGATTTGTTTGAACCACCTAAGGAGGTTACTAAAAAACCTGTTATTCTAAGATTTAACCCGAATCTGGACCCTGTAATACGCATAGGAATTACTCCACCTGAAAATTTAAATCCTGAGGAAAAAACTGAATATTTGACCACACTTCGTGAATCTGTTCAAAGAAAACTTAAAAGTGATTTAGAAGCAGAAACAGGAATTGCACAGGTTGTTGTAAAAGGTGGACAGGAAGAAGAGATACAAATTCTTGTGGATAGCAAAATGCTTAAGTCTTTAGGGCTGTCTTTAGACGACATCATTCGAAGTTTAGCAAGTCAAAATATTAATGTTGCGGGGGGAAAATTAGTCGAAGGGAAAACAGAATATATTGTCCGAACTCTTAAAGAGTTCAAGGATATTGAAGATATAAGAAATGTAATCGTTTCCTCGCCTGTGGGAACATCTTCTGCGGATTCCAATTTAATATCCAATTTATCCTTAAAATCTTTAACCACTTCTCCTCAAAATTTATCTGCTTTACCTCAAAAATCAGTTCCTATTAAATTAAAAGATGTCGCTACAGTCCGTTGGGGAAATAAAGAAAGAGATACGATTATTCGAATTAATGGTGAAGACGCCATAGAAATAGAAATTTATAAAGAAGGTGACTCCAATACAGTTACCGTATGTAATCTTGTAAAAGATTTGTTAGGAATTGAAAGAAAAAAAAGTTTTTCTGAATTATTAGATGAACAAATATCTTTCGGCCTCCAACCCGTTGCTAAAGATGCTGATGGTCAACATACTCTTGAAGACCCCAAATCACGAAAGGAGCAATTCAAAAAAAAGAATTTGCTTAGCACACTTCCGTCTGATGCCAAAATTCATATAATTAGCGACCAATCACAGTTTATTATCAGTTCTATACAAGAAGTGCAAAATTCCGCTATTAATGGAGGTATATTAGCACTACTTATTCTTTATCTTTTTCTTCGTGAGTTGCGAAGTACTCTAACAATAGGCTTCGCTATTCCCATATCCATTATTACTGTTTTTATCCCTATGTTTATGAGAGATATTTCTCTTAACATCATGTCATTGGGAGGGCTGGCATTAGGTATTGGTATGTTAGTAGATAATTCTATTGTAGTATTAGAAAGCATTTCTCGGTGCCGAGAAGAAGGAGATTCTATAGTTGATTCTGCCATTCGAGGGACATCTGAAGTAGGTTCCGCTGTGATTGCTTCTACATTAACTACTGTAGCGGTATTTTTCCCGGTAGCCTTTGTAGAAGGAATAGCCGGACAGATTTTTGGAGACCTCGCCTTAACTGTTACTTTTTCACTTCTTGCTTCTCTATTTGTTGCTTTATTCTTTAATCCCTTAGTCGTATCAAAAACACACTTCATATCTGAAAATACCCAATATATTTTCCATCCTGTTCGGACATTCTTATA